From Solidesulfovibrio carbinoliphilus subsp. oakridgensis, the proteins below share one genomic window:
- a CDS encoding glycosyltransferase, with amino-acid sequence MNAFSSGYQAPLHREAGRPAGPAPSFDGLGLAHLILDMGFGGAERLAQNLAIAMGKCGARCHVLCLDAVSGNTEPLARHGIPVELVKRRPVPFDPVVCLRLVRRLRALGIGLLHAHDLASLAYAVAAGRVLGIPVVMTEHSRHYIEERRLRRLEKRLLCLGVGRLVTVSPELAAASASRDGVRPDKVTVIENGVDAERFACACRQVLRQELALADDALLVGMVGRLETIKGPDVLLAAFAGLASRFPEARLAFAGEGTLEPGLRRQALALGLSDRVHFLGSRADIPDVMAGLDVLALPSRSEGLPFALLEGMAAGRAVAATAVGRVPGLVKPAEGPPNGLLVPPGDAAALAGALASLLADAALRLRLGGTARDFVERRYDQRVMVRDYQTVYRRVLAGRGGL; translated from the coding sequence ATGAACGCCTTTTCCTCCGGCTACCAAGCGCCCCTTCACCGGGAGGCCGGCCGGCCAGCCGGTCCGGCGCCTTCGTTCGACGGCCTGGGCCTGGCCCATCTCATTCTGGACATGGGATTTGGCGGGGCCGAGCGACTGGCCCAGAACCTGGCCATTGCCATGGGGAAATGCGGGGCCAGGTGCCATGTCCTGTGCCTGGACGCCGTTTCCGGCAATACCGAGCCCCTCGCCCGACACGGCATCCCGGTCGAACTGGTCAAGCGCAGGCCCGTCCCCTTTGATCCGGTCGTGTGCCTGCGCCTCGTGCGGCGGTTAAGAGCCCTCGGCATCGGCCTCCTCCACGCCCACGACCTGGCCAGCCTGGCCTACGCCGTGGCCGCCGGACGGGTGCTCGGCATCCCGGTGGTCATGACCGAGCACAGCCGCCACTACATCGAGGAGCGGCGGTTGCGCCGGCTGGAAAAACGGCTTTTGTGCCTCGGCGTCGGCCGGCTCGTCACCGTGTCGCCGGAACTGGCCGCGGCCAGCGCCAGCCGCGACGGCGTCCGGCCGGACAAGGTGACGGTCATCGAAAACGGGGTGGACGCCGAGCGCTTCGCCTGCGCCTGCCGGCAGGTCCTGCGGCAGGAACTCGCGCTTGCCGACGACGCCCTCCTGGTCGGCATGGTCGGCCGGCTGGAGACGATCAAGGGCCCGGACGTGCTCTTGGCCGCTTTTGCCGGGCTGGCCTCCCGGTTCCCCGAGGCCCGGCTCGCCTTTGCTGGCGAGGGCACCCTCGAGCCCGGCCTGCGGCGGCAGGCCCTGGCCCTGGGCCTTTCGGACCGGGTCCATTTCCTGGGCTCCCGGGCCGACATCCCGGACGTCATGGCCGGGCTCGACGTCCTGGCCCTGCCGTCCCGGTCCGAAGGGCTGCCCTTCGCCCTGCTCGAAGGCATGGCCGCCGGACGGGCCGTGGCCGCCACGGCCGTCGGCCGGGTGCCCGGGCTTGTCAAACCGGCAGAGGGGCCGCCAAACGGGCTCCTCGTGCCCCCCGGCGACGCGGCGGCCCTGGCCGGGGCCCTGGCCTCGCTGCTGGCCGATGCGGCCCTTCGCCTGCGCCTTGGCGGCACGGCCCGGGATTTCGTGGAGCGGCGCTACGACCAGCGGGTCATGGTGCGCGATTACCAGACGGTCTACCGCCGGGTGCTGGCGGGGCGGGGCGGCCTATGA